The Mammaliicoccus sciuri genome window below encodes:
- a CDS encoding c-type cytochrome, which translates to MNRNPVIPFILILLLGVGLIFFMSAHGANKEEEKEGGGGAKTEKFDAATFAKDNCTSCHGQNLEGGMGPKLAGSKKGADEMKKIIRNGKGSMPAHDEATISNKDLDTLVKYLKDGAK; encoded by the coding sequence ATGAATCGTAATCCTGTTATCCCGTTTATTCTGATTTTACTACTCGGAGTAGGATTAATATTCTTCATGTCAGCACATGGTGCTAACAAAGAGGAAGAAAAAGAAGGCGGTGGCGGTGCTAAAACTGAAAAGTTTGATGCAGCTACATTCGCTAAGGACAATTGTACAAGTTGTCATGGACAAAATCTTGAAGGTGGAATGGGACCTAAATTAGCTGGAAGCAAAAAAGGTGCCGATGAAATGAAAAAAATCATTCGTAATGGTAAAGGTTCAATGCCTGCACATGACGAAGCTACTATTTCAAATAAAGATTTAGACACACTTGTCAAGTACTTAAAAGATGGCGCTAAATAA
- a CDS encoding tRNA (adenine(22)-N(1))-methyltransferase has product MIQINKRLMKVSEYLNHHKLADIGSDHAYLPIYAIQNGLIKEAIAGEVVKGPFLAAQKNTKLYGMNDLIEVKLGDGLEVVDETIDAITICGMGGPLIAQIIEEGKHKLTGHPDLILQANIHALPIRKVLQSIGYQIVDEQLIKDKKHIYEIIVAKKGEMDLNELELKFGPKLLANKNDLFHEKWQRELESLNKISKQLEYHEDKNRYNEINQQILQIKEVL; this is encoded by the coding sequence ATGATCCAAATAAATAAACGTTTAATGAAGGTAAGTGAATATTTAAATCATCATAAATTAGCAGATATCGGTTCCGATCATGCATATTTACCTATATACGCAATTCAAAATGGATTAATTAAAGAAGCGATTGCTGGAGAAGTTGTCAAAGGACCTTTTCTTGCTGCTCAAAAGAATACTAAATTATATGGTATGAACGACCTTATTGAAGTTAAACTGGGTGACGGTTTAGAAGTAGTAGACGAGACGATTGATGCGATTACAATTTGTGGCATGGGTGGTCCATTAATTGCACAAATTATTGAAGAAGGAAAGCATAAGTTAACAGGGCATCCTGATTTAATTTTACAAGCTAATATTCATGCGTTGCCAATTAGAAAAGTATTACAAAGCATTGGTTATCAAATCGTTGATGAACAACTCATAAAAGATAAAAAACATATATATGAAATCATAGTGGCTAAAAAAGGTGAGATGGACCTAAATGAATTAGAATTAAAATTTGGTCCTAAATTATTAGCCAATAAAAATGATTTATTCCATGAAAAATGGCAAAGAGAATTAGAATCGCTTAATAAAATTAGTAAACAATTAGAATATCACGAAGATAAAAATAGGTATAATGAAATTAATCAACAAATACTTCAAATAAAAGAGGTGCTTTAA
- a CDS encoding Nif3-like dinuclear metal center hexameric protein has protein sequence MIIQELLQEIDKQVPFSTSESWDNVGLLIGSEKSEVNGVLTTLDCTLEVVEEAIQNNINTIIAHHPLIFKGVKNITDKSYGPIIRKLIQHDINLIALHTNLDVHPKGVSYMIGQQIGLDNMKVLEEQQESYYKVQIFLPDKDVEAMKAAFNDHHLAQTEEYSEVFFQSQGKGQFKPSASANPHLGQADKTETVYETKLELMVDEKDLALAKELIIQTHPYEEPVYDFIKMSRTSSVGLGIIGELNETQSVNEFVQNYKQKLAIPAVRFIGDQSTQIKRVAIVGGAGIEYANLAKAQQADLFITGDVKHHEALDALMDGINVLDVNHYSEYVMKEGLKSLLEEWTNGTIKVLTSSINTDPYQYMM, from the coding sequence ATGATTATTCAAGAGCTATTACAAGAAATTGATAAACAAGTCCCATTTTCTACGAGTGAATCTTGGGATAATGTTGGTTTATTAATTGGTTCAGAAAAAAGTGAAGTGAACGGTGTATTAACAACATTAGATTGTACGTTAGAAGTTGTAGAAGAAGCCATTCAAAACAATATCAATACGATCATTGCACATCATCCACTTATTTTTAAAGGTGTTAAAAATATTACGGATAAAAGCTATGGTCCTATTATTCGTAAATTGATTCAGCATGACATCAATTTGATTGCACTCCATACAAATCTTGATGTACATCCTAAAGGTGTTAGTTACATGATTGGGCAACAAATAGGATTAGATAATATGAAAGTATTGGAAGAACAACAAGAGTCCTATTATAAAGTACAAATATTCTTACCTGATAAAGATGTTGAAGCTATGAAAGCTGCATTTAATGACCATCATTTAGCTCAAACAGAAGAATACAGCGAAGTATTTTTCCAGTCTCAAGGTAAAGGACAATTTAAACCGAGTGCATCAGCAAATCCACATCTTGGACAAGCTGATAAGACTGAGACTGTTTATGAAACGAAACTAGAATTAATGGTTGATGAGAAAGATTTAGCACTTGCTAAAGAACTGATTATTCAAACACACCCATATGAAGAACCTGTTTATGATTTCATCAAAATGTCTAGAACATCTTCTGTAGGCTTAGGAATTATCGGAGAATTAAATGAAACGCAATCAGTAAATGAATTTGTGCAAAACTATAAACAAAAGCTCGCTATTCCAGCAGTTAGATTTATAGGAGACCAATCAACGCAAATTAAACGCGTCGCAATTGTTGGTGGTGCTGGTATTGAATATGCAAATTTAGCTAAAGCACAACAAGCTGATTTATTTATTACTGGAGACGTTAAACATCACGAAGCATTAGATGCACTAATGGACGGTATAAACGTCTTAGATGTTAATCATTATAGTGAGTATGTTATGAAAGAAGGATTAAAGTCATTATTAGAAGAATGGACAAATGGAACGATTAAAGTGTTAACATCTTCTATTAATACAGATCCTTATCAATATATGATGTGA
- a CDS encoding transposase: protein MRKKYEFKFKLKLVKEYLEGHQSYRTIALKYGISSWSVLRIWVNQYKEFGEEGLEIKSRNTVYTSEFKLSVLKFRQENMLSYQDTANHFRIINPIIIANWQHQFDEKCRLDIDNKQKGRSHTMTKKRSKSDNKNLPLNENEREELERLRNENETLKAGIAYQKKLQALTDIYGSKNQK from the coding sequence ATGAGGAAAAAATATGAATTTAAATTCAAACTAAAACTTGTAAAAGAATATTTAGAAGGACATCAAAGTTATAGAACAATTGCTTTAAAATATGGTATTTCAAGTTGGTCTGTCCTTCGGATTTGGGTCAATCAATATAAAGAGTTTGGAGAAGAAGGTTTAGAAATAAAAAGTAGAAATACTGTTTATACTAGCGAATTTAAATTATCTGTTTTAAAATTTAGACAAGAAAATATGTTGTCTTATCAAGATACTGCGAATCACTTTAGAATTATTAATCCTATTATCATTGCCAATTGGCAACATCAATTTGATGAAAAGTGTCGTCTTGATATAGATAATAAACAAAAGGGACGATCTCACACTATGACTAAAAAACGATCTAAATCAGATAATAAAAATTTACCTTTAAATGAAAATGAACGTGAAGAACTTGAAAGACTTAGAAATGAAAATGAGACGTTAAAGGCAGGTATAGCTTATCAAAAAAAGTTACAAGCCTTGACCGACATTTACGGAAGCAAAAATCAGAAATAG
- a CDS encoding IS3 family transposase codes for MKELNETYNIRLSILFKVAQIAKSVYYYWINKFSKADKDETLIQVIKEICEESNHTYGYRRVTQALRNRGLIVNHKKVLRIMKEHNLTCTKFTHRGRKYRSFKGKVGKVAQNILNRRFKTSLPFQKVVTDITEFKLMNGQKLYLSPFMDLYSSEIISFKISSRPTLDIVINPLKEMIKRRPNLDHRLTIHSDQGWHYQHSQYTRLLKDHKIFQSMSRKGNCLDNSVMENFFGLLKQEMYYGQEFKDFQDLEQAIHRYIDFYNNERIKSKLKGLSPKNYRRQTFEIIY; via the coding sequence ATTAAGGAACTAAATGAAACATATAATATACGATTAAGTATCTTATTTAAAGTCGCTCAAATAGCTAAATCTGTATACTATTATTGGATAAATAAATTTAGTAAAGCTGATAAAGATGAAACATTGATTCAAGTAATAAAAGAAATATGTGAAGAATCAAACCATACCTATGGTTATCGTCGTGTTACACAAGCACTAAGAAATAGAGGTCTTATCGTAAATCATAAAAAAGTACTAAGAATTATGAAAGAACATAATCTAACTTGTACAAAGTTCACACATAGAGGTCGTAAGTATCGTTCCTTTAAAGGTAAAGTTGGTAAAGTAGCTCAAAATATATTAAATCGTAGATTTAAAACAAGTCTCCCATTTCAAAAAGTCGTAACAGATATTACAGAGTTCAAATTAATGAATGGTCAGAAATTATATTTATCACCTTTTATGGACTTATATAGTTCAGAGATTATCAGCTTTAAAATCTCAAGTCGTCCTACATTAGATATAGTCATCAATCCATTAAAAGAAATGATAAAGCGTCGTCCAAACCTAGATCATCGTTTAACGATTCATTCAGATCAAGGCTGGCATTATCAACATTCACAATACACTAGATTATTAAAAGACCATAAAATATTTCAGAGTATGTCTAGAAAAGGTAATTGTCTAGATAATTCAGTTATGGAAAACTTTTTTGGGTTACTTAAACAAGAAATGTATTATGGCCAAGAATTTAAAGATTTTCAGGACCTTGAACAAGCTATTCATCGATATATCGATTTTTATAATAACGAAAGAATCAAATCAAAATTAAAAGGCTTATCTCCCAAAAATTACAGGAGACAAACCTTTGAAATAATATACTAA
- a CDS encoding 4-hydroxy-3-methylbut-2-enyl diphosphate reductase, which yields MEIIKITPRGYCYGVVDAMVIARNASLDKSLPRPIYILGMIVHNKHVTDAFESDGIITLDGPNRLKILEQIDEGTVIFTAHGVSPEVKRRAKEKGLVCIDATCPDVDNTHQLIRDVKSNGYHVIYIGKKGHPEPEGAVGVAPDIVHLVQTLEDIDALPEELMNQKLIVTNQTTMSQWDVKHLIDELKVKYPHIEVHEEICLATQVRQEAVATQADQADLLIVVGDPKSNNSNRLAQVSKEIAHTNAYRIADLSELKLEWLQDIESVAVTAGASTPTPIVKEVIDYIKNYDPTEARDIKLTSNVPVEKILPKIKKPKPVKIMD from the coding sequence ATGGAAATTATAAAGATTACCCCTAGAGGCTATTGTTACGGTGTTGTAGACGCTATGGTTATTGCTAGAAATGCATCTTTAGATAAGTCACTTCCAAGACCCATTTATATACTTGGCATGATTGTTCATAATAAACATGTGACTGATGCCTTTGAATCTGATGGCATTATTACTTTAGATGGTCCGAACAGATTAAAGATTTTAGAACAAATTGATGAAGGTACCGTTATATTTACTGCACATGGTGTTTCACCTGAAGTCAAAAGACGTGCAAAAGAAAAAGGACTCGTTTGTATAGATGCGACATGTCCAGATGTAGATAATACACATCAGTTAATACGTGACGTTAAATCAAATGGCTATCACGTCATCTATATTGGTAAAAAAGGACATCCAGAACCAGAAGGCGCAGTTGGTGTGGCACCTGATATCGTTCATCTCGTTCAAACTTTAGAAGATATCGATGCCTTGCCAGAAGAATTAATGAACCAAAAACTCATCGTAACGAATCAAACAACAATGTCACAATGGGATGTTAAACATCTTATTGATGAATTAAAAGTTAAATATCCTCATATTGAAGTACATGAAGAAATTTGTTTAGCAACACAAGTTAGACAAGAAGCTGTTGCCACACAAGCAGATCAAGCAGATTTACTCATTGTCGTTGGAGATCCTAAAAGTAATAATTCAAATAGATTAGCCCAAGTATCTAAAGAAATTGCACATACAAACGCATATCGAATCGCTGATTTGAGTGAATTAAAATTAGAATGGCTACAAGACATCGAAAGTGTAGCTGTAACGGCAGGTGCTTCAACACCAACACCTATCGTTAAAGAAGTCATTGATTATATTAAAAATTATGACCCGACAGAAGCGCGTGACATAAAATTAACAAGTAATGTACCTGTTGAAAAAATATTACCTAAAATTAAAAAGCCTAAACCCGTTAAAATAATGGACTAA
- a CDS encoding DEAD/DEAH box helicase yields the protein MSKHPFEHFQLENELVEAVKDLHFNQPTEIQRRVIPKIKKGSNIIGQSQTGTGKSHAFLLPLFDKIDVDIKEPQVIILAPTRELAKQLYDAASHLTQFKKGVKVSLYIGGTDKSRDIDKSKNTPHVVVGTPNRIDDMAVERALDLHLAKSVVVDEADLMIDLGFMPKVDRIASRLDENAQISVFSATIPKALHPFLNKYLSNPEFVEIETASSNKDNIDFYLIPTKGVEKKEKVLKVMNVINPYLAIIFANSRDRADELVAYLSEEGYKVGVIHGGLSPRERTQQMKRIKQLDFEFVVASDLASRGIDIEGVSHVINYDLPKEIDFFTHRVGRTGRGDYKGISITLYTPDEDDLITQIEKHNYKFKHVDIKNDEFVEIKDRQKRTKRVKKEDNIEKSLKQKIKRNNKNKVKPGYKKKFKRELDELKFKEKKAHSKRTKRQSRKG from the coding sequence ATGTCTAAGCATCCGTTTGAACATTTTCAACTTGAAAATGAATTAGTAGAGGCCGTTAAAGATTTACATTTTAACCAGCCAACAGAAATACAGCGAAGAGTTATACCCAAAATTAAAAAAGGATCTAATATAATAGGACAATCTCAAACTGGTACAGGGAAATCACACGCATTTCTACTGCCATTATTTGATAAAATCGACGTCGATATAAAAGAACCACAAGTGATTATTTTGGCACCAACAAGAGAATTAGCAAAGCAATTATATGATGCAGCATCACATTTAACTCAATTTAAAAAAGGTGTAAAAGTTAGCCTATACATTGGTGGAACAGATAAATCAAGAGATATTGATAAATCAAAAAACACACCACATGTAGTTGTAGGTACACCGAATAGAATCGATGATATGGCTGTAGAGCGTGCTTTAGATTTACATCTAGCGAAGTCAGTAGTTGTAGATGAAGCAGATTTAATGATTGATTTAGGATTTATGCCTAAAGTAGATAGAATTGCGAGTAGATTAGATGAAAACGCACAAATTTCAGTATTTAGTGCAACGATTCCTAAAGCATTACATCCATTCTTAAATAAATATTTAAGTAATCCTGAATTTGTTGAAATTGAAACAGCATCATCTAACAAAGACAATATCGACTTTTACTTAATACCGACTAAAGGTGTTGAGAAAAAAGAGAAAGTCTTAAAAGTTATGAATGTGATTAATCCTTATTTAGCAATCATATTTGCTAATAGCCGTGATAGAGCAGATGAATTAGTTGCGTATTTATCAGAAGAAGGCTATAAAGTAGGGGTAATCCATGGTGGTTTATCACCTAGAGAAAGAACACAACAAATGAAACGTATTAAACAATTAGACTTTGAATTTGTTGTCGCAAGTGATTTAGCATCACGTGGTATTGATATTGAAGGTGTAAGTCACGTTATCAACTATGATTTACCTAAAGAAATAGACTTCTTTACACATAGAGTTGGTCGTACAGGTCGTGGTGATTATAAAGGTATCTCAATCACTTTATATACACCTGATGAAGATGATTTAATTACACAAATTGAGAAGCATAATTACAAGTTTAAACATGTCGATATTAAAAACGATGAATTTGTAGAAATTAAAGATCGTCAAAAGCGTACGAAACGTGTTAAAAAAGAAGATAATATTGAAAAATCACTAAAACAAAAAATTAAACGAAACAATAAAAATAAAGTAAAACCTGGCTATAAGAAGAAATTTAAACGAGAATTAGATGAGTTGAAATTTAAAGAGAAGAAAGCTCATTCTAAGAGAACGAAAAGACAAAGTAGAAAAGGATAG
- a CDS encoding deoxyribonuclease IV, which yields MLIGSHVSMSGKKMLLQAAEEAASYNASTFMIYTGAPQNTRRKKIEDLNIENGKAAMKEYGLSNIVVHAPYIINIANTTKPEVFNLGVEFLQSEIERTEALGAKDIVLHPGAHVGAGEEKGIPKIIEGLNEVLTNNNDVRIALETMAGKGSECGKTFEELAQIIDGVNHNERLSVCFDTCHTNDAGYNVKEDFDGVLNEFDKIVGIDRIKVLHVNDSKNPQGARKDRHENIGFGSIGYDALHYIVNHDAFKEVPKILETPYVGDDKKNKKPPYKYEIEMIKNGTFDPDLKEKIFNQ from the coding sequence ATGTTAATTGGATCACACGTTTCGATGAGTGGTAAGAAGATGCTATTACAAGCAGCAGAAGAAGCGGCAAGTTATAATGCTTCAACATTTATGATTTATACAGGTGCTCCACAAAACACAAGACGTAAAAAAATTGAAGATTTAAATATTGAAAATGGTAAAGCAGCAATGAAAGAATATGGTTTATCTAACATTGTTGTGCATGCACCATATATCATCAATATTGCAAATACAACTAAACCAGAAGTATTTAACCTAGGTGTTGAATTCTTACAATCAGAAATAGAACGTACTGAAGCATTAGGTGCTAAAGACATCGTTCTTCATCCAGGTGCTCATGTTGGTGCTGGTGAAGAAAAAGGTATTCCAAAAATTATTGAAGGTTTAAATGAAGTATTAACAAATAATAATGATGTACGTATCGCATTGGAAACAATGGCAGGTAAAGGTTCTGAATGTGGTAAAACATTCGAAGAACTTGCACAAATCATTGATGGTGTTAACCATAATGAAAGATTATCTGTATGTTTCGATACTTGTCATACAAATGATGCTGGTTACAACGTTAAAGAAGACTTTGATGGCGTATTAAATGAGTTTGATAAAATCGTTGGTATCGATCGTATAAAAGTACTTCACGTCAACGACAGTAAGAATCCACAAGGTGCAAGAAAAGATAGACATGAAAATATTGGCTTTGGATCAATTGGTTATGATGCATTGCACTATATCGTCAATCATGATGCATTTAAAGAAGTACCTAAAATTTTAGAAACACCATATGTTGGTGATGACAAAAAGAACAAAAAACCACCATATAAATATGAAATCGAAATGATTAAAAATGGTACATTTGATCCAGATTTAAAAGAAAAAATCTTTAACCAATAA
- a CDS encoding metal ABC transporter ATP-binding protein, protein MEKETPIFELKDISYSYPNKLALSHINIQIYKGDFLAIVGPNGSGKSTLLKLILGLLPLQKGDILISGKKINQYKSWEKISYVSQKSNAFSSGFPATVKEVVMSGLTKNKSLFKWFNKEDAAQVDAILERLNISGLKNENIAQLSGGQQQRTFIARALISKPSILILDEPTVGIDARHVSEFYQLLTQLKQEGITIILVTHDIGVVADTASKVACLNQHIHFHGTSESFKSLDEVSISKIYGHPVQFVDHQHDRDCCAHEEVEELVQS, encoded by the coding sequence ATGGAAAAAGAAACACCGATTTTCGAGTTAAAAGATATCAGTTATAGCTATCCAAATAAATTGGCACTTAGCCATATAAATATACAAATTTATAAAGGAGATTTCTTGGCAATAGTTGGCCCAAATGGCTCTGGGAAATCGACTTTACTGAAACTCATATTAGGCTTATTACCTTTACAAAAAGGTGATATCTTAATAAGTGGTAAAAAAATTAATCAATATAAATCTTGGGAAAAAATTAGTTACGTATCACAAAAGTCCAACGCTTTTAGCTCTGGTTTCCCAGCGACAGTAAAAGAAGTTGTCATGAGTGGCTTAACTAAAAATAAAAGTCTTTTCAAATGGTTTAATAAAGAAGATGCTGCACAAGTAGATGCCATATTAGAACGATTAAATATAAGTGGTCTTAAGAATGAAAATATTGCACAGTTGTCAGGTGGTCAACAGCAAAGAACGTTTATTGCTAGAGCATTAATTTCTAAACCGAGTATTTTAATATTAGATGAACCTACTGTAGGTATTGATGCAAGACACGTTTCAGAATTTTATCAATTACTGACGCAATTAAAACAAGAAGGGATTACAATCATTCTTGTAACGCATGATATTGGTGTTGTAGCTGATACGGCAAGTAAAGTAGCTTGCTTAAATCAACATATACATTTCCATGGTACAAGTGAGTCATTTAAATCATTAGATGAAGTCTCAATATCTAAAATCTATGGACATCCCGTACAATTTGTCGATCATCAACATGATCGTGACTGTTGTGCACATGAAGAAGTTGAAGAATTAGTACAAAGTTAA
- a CDS encoding metal ABC transporter permease, protein MIDAFLNFDFIRYSFISGILVGLIAPLIGAFIVVRRLSLIADALSHVTLGGISMGLFLMSVSPLFATINPIWFGIIFSIAGALLIEQLRTEYKHYQEIAIPIIMSGGIGISVIFISLANGFNQDLFGYLFGSISAVNLSDLFTIIVITLIVLIFVMLLYKSLFVLSFDEEYSKVIGMPKWIQLLFIVIVALVISASMRVVGILLVSSLMTLPVATSMRLAKGFKQLIALSILFGEISVVLGLILSFYLNISPGGIIVGLLIIELLASIAYSKVLIKKGGYHLESRGSHSNIEK, encoded by the coding sequence GTGATTGATGCGTTTTTAAATTTTGATTTTATAAGATACTCATTTATAAGTGGTATCTTAGTAGGATTGATTGCACCTTTAATAGGGGCATTTATTGTAGTTAGAAGACTATCGCTCATTGCGGATGCACTAAGCCATGTGACGTTAGGTGGTATATCAATGGGACTGTTCTTAATGAGTGTTAGTCCATTGTTTGCTACTATAAATCCGATATGGTTTGGTATTATTTTTTCAATAGCAGGTGCGTTATTAATAGAACAATTAAGAACTGAATATAAACATTACCAAGAAATCGCGATACCCATTATCATGAGCGGTGGTATAGGTATTAGTGTTATATTTATTTCTTTAGCGAATGGATTTAATCAAGATTTATTTGGATATTTATTCGGTTCAATTAGTGCCGTAAATTTAAGTGATTTATTTACTATTATCGTCATTACATTAATTGTTTTAATCTTTGTTATGTTATTGTACAAATCATTATTTGTATTATCATTCGATGAAGAATACTCAAAAGTTATTGGTATGCCAAAATGGATCCAATTATTATTTATTGTCATTGTCGCACTTGTTATTTCAGCTTCAATGAGAGTCGTTGGTATCTTGTTAGTGAGTAGTTTAATGACATTGCCAGTCGCTACAAGTATGAGATTAGCTAAAGGGTTTAAACAGTTAATCGCATTAAGTATTTTATTCGGTGAAATCTCAGTAGTACTAGGATTGATATTATCCTTCTATTTGAATATTTCACCAGGAGGTATTATAGTAGGATTATTAATTATTGAATTACTTGCTAGCATAGCGTATAGTAAAGTACTGATTAAAAAAGGAGGCTATCATCTTGAAAGTAGAGGAAGCCATTCAAATATTGAAAAATGA
- a CDS encoding Fur family transcriptional regulator: MKVEEAIQILKNDGHKYTNKRRDIISLFVNEDKYITAKYIQEALKDDYNGLSFDTIYRNLYLFKDLNIIESTEIDGEMKFRIACQNHHHHHFICESCGTTKVIDFCPMDSIKQQLPNVEIASHKLEVYGKCEQCKTV, from the coding sequence TTGAAAGTAGAGGAAGCCATTCAAATATTGAAAAATGATGGACATAAGTACACAAATAAACGCCGTGATATCATCTCATTATTTGTAAATGAAGATAAATACATCACAGCTAAATATATTCAAGAAGCATTGAAAGACGATTATAATGGATTATCTTTCGATACAATTTATCGTAATTTATACTTATTTAAAGACTTGAATATTATCGAAAGTACTGAAATAGACGGCGAAATGAAATTTAGAATTGCATGTCAAAATCACCATCATCATCATTTTATTTGTGAATCATGTGGTACAACAAAAGTAATAGACTTTTGCCCAATGGATTCTATAAAACAACAATTACCAAATGTAGAAATAGCATCACATAAATTAGAAGTATACGGTAAATGTGAGCAATGCAAAACAGTATAA
- a CDS encoding 5' nucleotidase, NT5C type, with product MNQKPRLGIDIDGTVTCPKTFVPYLQRDFNQQLKYEDITEYNLANVLNCKEEEMLNWFKNNESHIYQHSPVAEGARDILNQLKDDYELYYISARHHYLEDITKEWFQSHHIPFDQITLTGSHNKLEITKEQNIDIFFEDKLDNAEDINHYLNIPVFLFDTPYNQKDLQNGIYRIKNWHEVSTLLNRI from the coding sequence ATGAATCAAAAGCCAAGATTAGGTATAGATATTGACGGAACTGTTACATGTCCAAAAACATTTGTACCCTATTTACAAAGAGATTTTAATCAACAACTTAAATATGAAGATATTACAGAATACAATTTAGCAAATGTCTTAAACTGTAAAGAAGAAGAAATGCTGAATTGGTTTAAAAATAATGAATCACATATATACCAACACTCCCCTGTTGCAGAGGGCGCAAGAGACATTTTGAATCAATTAAAAGATGACTACGAACTTTATTATATAAGTGCAAGACATCATTATTTAGAAGATATTACGAAAGAATGGTTTCAATCACACCATATACCATTTGATCAAATTACATTAACAGGTAGTCATAATAAATTAGAAATAACAAAAGAACAGAATATCGATATTTTCTTCGAAGATAAATTAGATAACGCAGAAGATATCAATCACTATTTAAATATCCCTGTTTTCTTGTTTGACACACCTTATAACCAGAAAGATTTACAAAATGGTATATATAGAATTAAAAATTGGCATGAAGTATCAACGTTACTTAATCGAATATAG
- the ispG gene encoding flavodoxin-dependent (E)-4-hydroxy-3-methylbut-2-enyl-diphosphate synthase, whose product MIHRTKTRPVKVGDLTIGGSDEVIIQSMTTTKTYDVDATVAEIKRLEEAGCQIVRVACPNEEDAYAIKDIKAQINIPLVVDIHFNYKLALIAIENGADKIRINPGNIGRREKVEAVVKACKEKGIPIRIGVNAGSLEKHIIKKYGYPTADGMVESALHHIKILEDLDFHDIIVSMKASDVNLAIEAYTKAAQAFDYPLHLGITESGTLFNGTVKSSAGLGAILSLGIGNTCRISLSADPVEEVKVAKSLLKAFGLASNAATLIACPTCGRIEIDLISIANEVEEYISNLQVPLKVAVLGCAVNGPGEAREADIGIAGARGEGLLFMKGKTVRKVPEKTMVEELKKEIDKLAIEMEQNKEA is encoded by the coding sequence TATGACGACTACAAAAACATATGATGTTGACGCAACTGTAGCTGAAATTAAACGATTAGAAGAAGCTGGTTGCCAAATTGTTAGAGTAGCTTGTCCAAATGAAGAAGACGCATATGCAATTAAAGATATTAAAGCACAAATTAATATCCCTTTAGTTGTAGATATTCATTTCAATTATAAATTAGCTTTAATTGCAATTGAAAATGGCGCAGATAAGATTCGAATCAATCCAGGAAACATTGGTAGACGAGAAAAAGTTGAAGCAGTTGTCAAAGCATGTAAAGAAAAAGGTATTCCTATTAGAATTGGTGTTAATGCTGGATCATTAGAAAAACATATTATTAAAAAATATGGCTACCCTACTGCTGATGGTATGGTCGAAAGTGCATTACATCATATAAAAATACTCGAAGATTTAGATTTTCATGACATTATCGTATCAATGAAAGCAAGTGACGTAAATTTAGCTATTGAAGCATATACGAAAGCAGCACAAGCTTTTGACTATCCACTACATTTAGGTATAACAGAAAGTGGCACACTATTTAATGGAACGGTTAAATCGTCTGCAGGATTAGGCGCTATACTAAGCTTAGGAATTGGAAATACGTGTAGAATTTCTTTATCAGCTGATCCAGTCGAAGAAGTTAAAGTAGCGAAATCTTTGCTTAAAGCATTTGGTTTAGCGAGTAATGCTGCTACATTAATTGCTTGCCCTACATGTGGACGAATAGAAATTGATTTAATTTCTATAGCTAATGAAGTAGAAGAATATATTTCAAACCTTCAAGTCCCATTAAAAGTAGCTGTACTAGGTTGTGCAGTTAACGGTCCTGGAGAAGCAAGAGAAGCAGATATCGGTATTGCTGGTGCACGTGGCGAAGGATTACTATTTATGAAAGGTAAAACCGTTCGTAAAGTACCTGAAAAAACAATGGTTGAAGAATTAAAAAAAGAGATAGATAAATTAGCAATTGAAATGGAACAAAATAAAGAAGCTTAA